ATCGTAAGATTTATATTGCCACTTATTTTTACAGGCATCGGTCTTTATTTCTATCAGCGGAGCAGTAGAGTATTGGCTGGCGTTTTTATCGGTATAGCGATTGTTTTATTTTTAAATATTAATTTATTTGCATTGTTTATCGCTGCGGTGATGATGTATTTCGGCTATAACATGCTAAAAAAACAAAACACGAATGATAAAAAGCATGAACCGTCCCCCAATTCAGAGGATTCGATAGAAAACCATGTCACTGACAGTAGTGCTAGGCGATCACTATTCGGGGAATTCCACATGATGAATGATCGGTACGAGCTGGAAGACTTAACCATTTCACATGGGATTGGTGATGTTAAAATTGATCTGACGAAAGCGATTATACCAGCTGGCGAGACAGTTCTTGTTGTTAGCGGATGGATTGGCGACATTGACATTTACGTTCCTTATGACTTGGATGTTTCGATCAATGCATCGGTAACGATTGGCGAATTGGAAGTGTTTGGGAATAAACAAAGTGGAATAAGCAGAAGTTTATCAAAACGAACGGAATCATACACAAGCGCAGAAAAAAAAGTAAAACTCATACTTTCTCTTACAATCGGAGATATCGATGTGAGGTATTTATAATGGATCGAAAAAAGCTATCGAATATTCAATGGCAATTCGTTCGTTTTTCAATCTTGATTTGCCTTGTTATGACTGTATTCGTGATTGTGCTTATTTTTATAGACCATCCTAAAGATATTCTATTGTTTATCAAAAAACAAACTTGGGGGATACCGGTCGTTCTTTCGCTGCTTTTGGCTGCCATTATGATTGGCGCAATTTTTGGATATGTAAATGGCAATCATTTGAAAAAGCGCTTCGAAATACTCATTCAATCTACGCTTGCATTTGAGAGGGGTAATTTTTCGCACCGCGCTCCTCATTTAGGTTACGATGAAATCGGGCAAATGGGGAAGCACTTAAACGATATGGCTAGCAGAGTTGAAGCGCAAGTTGCATCATTACAGCGCTTGTCTTCAGAAAAGGCAGAATGGAATGAAACATTGAAACAGACTGCCATAGCGGAAGAAAGACAAAGGCTTGCACGTGAACTGCATGATGCTGTTAGCCAGCAGCTGTTTGCAATTTCAATGATGACATCAGCGGTAAGTAAAACGATTGAAGAACAACCGGAAAAAGCAAGCAGCCAAATTGAAATGATCGAAAAGATGGCGGGCGAAGCACAGTCTGAAATGCGTGCATTGCTGCTTCACTTAAGGCCTACACATTTAGAAGGCAAACGTCTTAAAGAAGGTGTAGAAAATCTTTTAAACGAGTTAAAGTCCAAACATGAGCTGTCGATTAAATGGCAAGTTGAAGAAATTACTGGATTAGCGAAGGGAATAGAAGATCATTTATTTAGAATCATTCAAGAAGCGATATCTAACACACTTCGTCACGCAAAAGCATATTCCATTGCACTTCATCTATATGTTATAAACGATCAGGTTAGGCTCAAAATTACTGATGACGGCGTTGGTTTTGATGCTGACGAGAAGAAAACATCGTCATATGGCTTACGTTCCATGGTGGAGCGGGTAAATGAAATAGGCGGCGTCATTGAAATTTTTTCACGCCCGCAAAAAGGAACACAGATCGAAGTGAAAATCCCTTTAGTTAAAATGAACCAATAACGCGTTACCAATAAATTTTAAGGAGGATTGCCATGATTAGAGTGCTTCTTGTAGACGATCATGAAATGGTTCGCATGGGGCTTGCCGCCTATTTATCGACGATCGATGACATCGAAGTAGTAGGAGAAGCTTCAAATGGACAAGAAGGCATCCGCCTTGCTCTATCTTTAAAACCAGATGTGATATTAATGGATTTAGTTATGGATGTCATGAACGGCATTGAAGCCACAAAGGAAATTACGAAGCAATTGCCGGAAGCAAAGGTGATCGTTCTTACTAGCTTTGTCGATGACGAAAAGGTTTATCCTGTTATTGAGGCAGGGGCTTTGAGTTATCTACTTAAGACGTCAAAGGCACCCGAAATTGCGGCAGCGATTCGGGCTGCA
This is a stretch of genomic DNA from Pueribacillus theae. It encodes these proteins:
- the liaF gene encoding cell wall-active antibiotics response protein LiaF, with translation MRTSMKRFAGMVIVLIGIMIFINSLNVHTAIVRFILPLIFTGIGLYFYQRSSRVLAGVFIGIAIVLFLNINLFALFIAAVMMYFGYNMLKKQNTNDKKHEPSPNSEDSIENHVTDSSARRSLFGEFHMMNDRYELEDLTISHGIGDVKIDLTKAIIPAGETVLVVSGWIGDIDIYVPYDLDVSINASVTIGELEVFGNKQSGISRSLSKRTESYTSAEKKVKLILSLTIGDIDVRYL
- a CDS encoding response regulator transcription factor, with protein sequence MIRVLLVDDHEMVRMGLAAYLSTIDDIEVVGEASNGQEGIRLALSLKPDVILMDLVMDVMNGIEATKEITKQLPEAKVIVLTSFVDDEKVYPVIEAGALSYLLKTSKAPEIAAAIRAASIGEPVVEGKVAGKMMNRFRDSNKPVPHDSLTEREREVLSLIADGKTNQDIADELFIGIKTVKTHVSNIFQKLNVEDRTQAAIYAIRNKLVE
- a CDS encoding HAMP domain-containing sensor histidine kinase, which produces MDRKKLSNIQWQFVRFSILICLVMTVFVIVLIFIDHPKDILLFIKKQTWGIPVVLSLLLAAIMIGAIFGYVNGNHLKKRFEILIQSTLAFERGNFSHRAPHLGYDEIGQMGKHLNDMASRVEAQVASLQRLSSEKAEWNETLKQTAIAEERQRLARELHDAVSQQLFAISMMTSAVSKTIEEQPEKASSQIEMIEKMAGEAQSEMRALLLHLRPTHLEGKRLKEGVENLLNELKSKHELSIKWQVEEITGLAKGIEDHLFRIIQEAISNTLRHAKAYSIALHLYVINDQVRLKITDDGVGFDADEKKTSSYGLRSMVERVNEIGGVIEIFSRPQKGTQIEVKIPLVKMNQ